One genomic segment of Tubulanus polymorphus chromosome 4, tnTubPoly1.2, whole genome shotgun sequence includes these proteins:
- the LOC141903453 gene encoding BTB/POZ domain-containing protein 9-like — translation MSNNSTGVTSAGAGAAGVDSIDHVTNLSEDFSNLLQSTEYSDLILKVEQTRFPVHRVVLAARSEYFRALLYGGLKESDPTCHEIELQGASSAAFQLLLKYIYTGRIKLANMKEEQLLDVLDLVHQYGFLDLEIAISEYLKANLNLRNVCMIYNIANLYNLNTLSATCLKHIDQNAKDIIQSDGFISLTENALYEIVRRDSFYANENDIFTAVCNWADNNPELPRDRVIHCVRLPLMDLDEILTKVRPTTLVSPDALLDAIQTKTKCKDMDLGYRGILVSDENVATSRHGAEVIHGEIKSALLDEDVTTYDLDRGFSRHLIDESCANPGIVVQLKEPHIINTIRLLLWDRDQRSYSYYIECSMDNKDWVCIVDHSKYFCRSWQKLHFPTRVAKYFRIVGTHNTVNRVFHAIAFECYFTYSTFVLDNGIIVPRMNVATLDCSACVLEGVSRSRNALINGDTKNYDWDSGYTCHQLGSGCIIIQLAQPYMLDSMRLLLWDCDDRRYSYTIEVSVNQQNWETVAKRENCRSWEILTFPKRPVAFVKLIGMHNTANEVFHCVHFECPADQEALNQYKQTLLTPSIDISENVKDI, via the exons ATGAGTAACAATTCGACTGGAGTGACATCAGCCGGAGCTGGAGCAGCCGGAGTCGATTCAATCGATCATGTGACCAATCTATCTGaagatttcagtaatttattACAATCTACAGAATATAGCGATCTGATATTGAAAGTAGAACAAACTCGATTCCCGGTTCATAGAGTCGTTTTAGCCGCAAGATCTGAATATTTCAG ggctCTACTTTACGGAGGTTTAAAAGAATCGGATCCAACTTGTCACGAAATAGAATTACAAGGAGCCTCTTCCgctgcatttcaattattactcAAATATATTTACACCGGACGAATAAAACTGGCGAATATGAAG GAGGAGCAACTTCTAGACGTTTTAGATCTCGTTCATCAGTACGGATTTCTCGATTTAGAAATAGCGATCTCGGAATATTTAAAAGCTAATTTGAATCTGCGAAATGTCTGTATGATTTACAATATAGCGAATCTTTACAATCTGAATACGCTATCGGCAACGTGTTTAAAACATATCGATCAAAACGCTAAAGATATCATCCAATCAGACGGcttcatttcattaacagaG aatGCGTTGTACGAAATCGTGCGTCGCGATTCGTTCTACGCGAATGAGAACGATATATTCACGGCTGTTTGTAACTGGGCCGATAATAACCCCGAGTTACCGCGCGATCGCGTGATTCATTGCGTACGGTTACCTCTGATGGATCTAGACGAGATTCTTACCAAAGTTCGACCGACGACTTTGGTCTCGCCGGACGCATTACTAGACGCGAtacaaactaaaactaaatgtAAAGATATGGATCTCGGTTATAGAGGCATCTTAG TAAGTGACGAGAATGTCGCTACTAGTCGTCACGGAGCTGAAGTCATCCACGGTGAGATTAAATCTGCGTTGTTAGACGAAGACGTCACGACGTATGATTTAGATCGTGGATTTAGTCGACATTTAATCGATGAATCTTGCGCTAATCCTGGAATAGTCGTTCAGTTAAAGGAGCCACATATTATAAACACTATCAGATTGTTATTGTGGGATAGAGATCAGAG ATCTTACTCGTACTATattgaatgttctatggataATAAAGACTGGGTCTGCATCGTTGATCATTCCAAATATTTCTGTCGTTCGTGGCAAAAACTACACTTTCCAACTCGCGTCGCAAA gTATTTCCGTATTGTTGGGACTCATAATACTGTGAACAGAGTCTTCCACGCAATCGCATTTGAATGTTATTTCACTTACTCGACATTTGTTTTAGACAATGGAATTATCG TTCCCCGTATGAATGTAGCTACATTAGACTGCAGCGCATGTGTACTAGAAGGCGTCAGTAGAAGTCGTAATGCACTTATAAATGGTGATACTAAGAACTACGACTGGGATAGCGGATATACCTGTCATCAGTTAGGTAGTGGATGTATTATCATACAGTTAGCTCAGCCGTACATGTTAGATTCTATGAG ATTGTTGCTGTGGGACTGTGATGACCGCAGGTATAGTTACACTATAGAGGTTTCAGTGAATCAACAAAACTGGGAAACAGTAGCTAAACGCGAGAACTGTAG ATCTTGGGAAATTCTTACATTTCCAAAACGGCCGGTAGCATTTGTGAAATTAATTGGAATGCACAATACTGCTAATGAG GTTTTCCATTGCGTTCATTTTGAGTGCCCGGCAGATCAAGAAGCATtgaatcaatataaacaaACGCTACTAACGCCATCTATTGATATATCGGAGAATGTAAAGGATATATAG
- the LOC141903454 gene encoding UPF0193 protein EVG1 homolog, producing MADRRGNRHQVEQGGFWNSPKVSYSQGTQQLLKEMMKESKLTNFQQRQLSSKMKNGETLPVQCNPTSSAQPHKRTPAKPREQKILNPRSYSGGIRSLETIESSGAYEKPIYRPAPKGPPMTDREKKRLGYLMAYGEDIPSPRQLRRLKQGSDENESEVKPNKDRFDELLEEIDDRRKFLSEMESVGQGPKYRPIVETEISQKIREMEVIDKKQTAELEKIIAAASTPDT from the exons ATGGCGGACAGAAGGGGCAATCGTCATCAAGTTGAGCAAGGAGGGTTTTGGAATAGCCCTAAAGTATCGTACAGTCAGGGAACCCAACAGCTTTTGAAGG aaatgatGAAAGAATCGAAGCTTACAAATTTTCAACAACGGCAACTTTCGtctaaaatgaaaa ATGGAGAAACTCTTCCTGTCCAATGTAATCCTACATCAAGCGCTCAACCCCATAAACGAACACCAGCAAAACCGAGGGAACAGAAAATTCTAAATCCAAG gtCATATTCAGGTGGAATCAGATCACTAGAAACGATAGAATCATCGGGTGCTTACGAAAAACCTATTTACCGTCCAGCGCCGAAAGGTCCACCGATGACCGACCGAGAGAAAAAACGATTAGGCTATTTGATGGCGTACGGAGAGGACATCCCTTCACCGAGACAGCTACGCCGTTTGAAACAAGGATCCGATGAAAATGAGTCCGAAGTAAAACCAAATAAAGATCGATTTGATGAAT tgcTCGAAGAGATCGATGACAGAAGAAAGTTTTTGTCAGAAATGGAATCAGTTGGTCAAGGTCCGAAATATCGTCCGATCGTCGAGACGGAAATTTCACAG AAAATTCGTGAAATGGAAGTAATTGATAAGAAACAAACGGCAGAACTGGAAAAAATTATCGCTGCAGCTTCGACACCCGATACATAA
- the LOC141903939 gene encoding enoyl-CoA delta isomerase 1, mitochondrial-like isoform X2 gives MDKIRRITPILSISQKSKCFQKMLSSSPAGNVTVDKQEGLAVLKMHRKPVNSLNTEFLKELTETLDSLEKDKETKGVILTSGIPKIFSAGLDIMEMYNSTDEKVRDFWFHHQSFWMKLYGSKLFTIAQINGQSPAGGCAMAISCDYRVMGSEFRIGLNETHLGIVAPTMYQDTLVSTVGQAQAELVLGLGEMWTADEAQKIGMVNVVCPVKDIEEKTRAAAAKWMNIPVKARYLSKIALRQPVLDKLMNNRQADIDYFAQFIQTPAVQKSIEVYLQNLKKKSK, from the exons ATGGACAAAATAAGGAGAATTACGCCGATTCTATCCATTT CTCAAAAGTCAAAATGTTTCCAGAAGATGTTGTCCTCTTCACCTGCTGGGAATGTTACTGTTGATAAACAGGAGG GATTGGCTGTTCTGAAGATGCATCGTAAGCCTGTGAACAGTTTGAATACAGAGTTTCTAAAAGAGCTCACCGAAACATTAGATTCATTGGAGAAAGATAAGGAGACGAAAGGTGTCATTTTAACATCA GGTATCCCAAAAATATTCAGCGCTGGATTGGACATAATGGAGATGTATAATAGTACCGACGAAAAGGTGCGAGATTTCTGGTTCCATCATCAGTCATTTTGGATGAAACTTTACGGATCGAAATTATTCACAATTGCTCaaataaat GGACAAAGTCCTGCTGGAGGTTGTGCTATGGCAATTTCATGCGATTATCGCGTAATGGGCTCCGAATTTCGCATAGGACTAAACGAAACTCATCTCGGTATCGTTGCTCCTACCAT GTATCAAGATACACTAGTGAGTACTGTCGGTCAGGCTCAAGCCGAGTTAGTTCTAGGTTTGGGTGAAATGTGGACTGCAGATGAAGCTCAGAAGATCGGTATGGTGAATGTCGTATGCCCCGTTAAAGATATCGAAGAGAAAACTCGCGCTGCTGCTGCAAAATGGATGAACATTCCAG TGAAAGCTCGATACCTATCGAAGATTGCGCTTCGTCAGCCGGTATTAGACAAACTGATGAATAATCGTCAAGCTGATATCGACTACTTCGCGCAATTCATACAAACTCCTGCCGTACAGAAATCTATAGAAGTTTATTTGCaaaatctgaaaaagaaatccaAGTAA
- the LOC141903933 gene encoding protein BUD31 homolog, which yields MPKVRKSRKPPPDGWELIEPTLDELDQKMREAEIDPHEGKRKVEGLWPIFRIHHQKSRYIYDLYYKRRAISRELYDYCLKEGIADKNLIAKWKKQGYENLCCLRCIQARDTNFGTNCICRVPKAKLEEGKIVECIHCGCRGCSG from the exons ATGCCGAAAGTGAGAAAGAGTAGAAAACCTCCTCCGGACGGATGGGAACTCATCGAACCAACACTTGACGAACTCGATCAGAAAATGAGAgaag CTGAAATAGATCCGCATGAAGGCAAACGGAAGGTAGAAGGATTATGGCCGATATTCAGAATTCACCACCAGAAGTCCAGATATATCTATGACCTTTACTACAAACGTAGGGCTATAAGCAGAg AGTTGTATGACTACTGTTTAAAGGAGGGAATAGCTGATAAGAATCTGATCGCAAAGTGGAAAAAACAAGGCTATGAAAACCTGTGCTGTCTACGATGTATACAAGCACGAGATACTAACTTTGGAACGAACTGTATTTGTCGTGTGCCCAAAGCAAAGCTTGAAGAG gGTAAAATAGTCGAGTGCATTCATTGCGGGTGTCGTGGATGTTCTGGATAG
- the LOC141903455 gene encoding CDGSH iron-sulfur domain-containing protein 2-like, translated as MEAIAQFLHKSLPKYLERMPFPDSISDIAEMSGQDWMRLLPFLGIVSFLTYATVRVFIPNQSSTAEDPRSKWVNEDIQKDCPKVADVMNIEDLGNKTAYCRCWKSKKFPYCDGSHTAHNKATGDNVGPVVLKRDG; from the exons ATGGAGGCCATCGCTCAGTTTCTACACAAATCTCTTCCAAAATATTTGGAAAGGATGCCTTTTCCGGACTCTATTTCTGATATTGCAGAGATGTCAG GACAGGATTGGATGAGGTTGCTTCCATTTCTGGGTATTGTGTCATTTTTAACTTATGCGACAGTTCGAGTTTTTATACCAAACCAATCGTCTACCGCAGAAGATCCACGCTCCAAATGGGTGAACGAGGATATTCAAAAAGATTGTCCAAAAGTGGCGGATGTGATGAACATAGAGGACCTTGGTAACAAAACAGCTTACTGTCGCTGTTGGAAATCGAAGAAG tttCCCTACTGCGATGGCTCCCATACTGCGCACAATAAGGCCACTGGCGACAATGTCGGACCTGTAGTGTTGAAAAG GGATGGCTAA
- the LOC141903939 gene encoding enoyl-CoA delta isomerase 1, mitochondrial-like isoform X1 has translation MDKIRRITPILSICRLITLTTFSTSQPTLKIAAQKSKCFQKMLSSSPAGNVTVDKQEGLAVLKMHRKPVNSLNTEFLKELTETLDSLEKDKETKGVILTSGIPKIFSAGLDIMEMYNSTDEKVRDFWFHHQSFWMKLYGSKLFTIAQINGQSPAGGCAMAISCDYRVMGSEFRIGLNETHLGIVAPTMYQDTLVSTVGQAQAELVLGLGEMWTADEAQKIGMVNVVCPVKDIEEKTRAAAAKWMNIPVKARYLSKIALRQPVLDKLMNNRQADIDYFAQFIQTPAVQKSIEVYLQNLKKKSK, from the exons ATGGACAAAATAAGGAGAATTACGCCGATTCTATCCATTTGTAGGTTAATTACTTTGACAACATTTTCCACAAGTCAGCCTACACTAAAAAtcgcag CTCAAAAGTCAAAATGTTTCCAGAAGATGTTGTCCTCTTCACCTGCTGGGAATGTTACTGTTGATAAACAGGAGG GATTGGCTGTTCTGAAGATGCATCGTAAGCCTGTGAACAGTTTGAATACAGAGTTTCTAAAAGAGCTCACCGAAACATTAGATTCATTGGAGAAAGATAAGGAGACGAAAGGTGTCATTTTAACATCA GGTATCCCAAAAATATTCAGCGCTGGATTGGACATAATGGAGATGTATAATAGTACCGACGAAAAGGTGCGAGATTTCTGGTTCCATCATCAGTCATTTTGGATGAAACTTTACGGATCGAAATTATTCACAATTGCTCaaataaat GGACAAAGTCCTGCTGGAGGTTGTGCTATGGCAATTTCATGCGATTATCGCGTAATGGGCTCCGAATTTCGCATAGGACTAAACGAAACTCATCTCGGTATCGTTGCTCCTACCAT GTATCAAGATACACTAGTGAGTACTGTCGGTCAGGCTCAAGCCGAGTTAGTTCTAGGTTTGGGTGAAATGTGGACTGCAGATGAAGCTCAGAAGATCGGTATGGTGAATGTCGTATGCCCCGTTAAAGATATCGAAGAGAAAACTCGCGCTGCTGCTGCAAAATGGATGAACATTCCAG TGAAAGCTCGATACCTATCGAAGATTGCGCTTCGTCAGCCGGTATTAGACAAACTGATGAATAATCGTCAAGCTGATATCGACTACTTCGCGCAATTCATACAAACTCCTGCCGTACAGAAATCTATAGAAGTTTATTTGCaaaatctgaaaaagaaatccaAGTAA
- the LOC141904572 gene encoding TAF5-like RNA polymerase II p300/CBP-associated factor-associated factor 65 kDa subunit 5L, which produces MKRIRRDHIQTTINQYLKRRHFTTYHPDPHDTPPQFKQDMKILHTLGETTLYSMSKAEGGASNLFSYSSISGDVTACDQQFTRLKRFILSDLHVCPYQKELKELFYPLFVHIYLELICNGFKTPAHKFYTRHHGIFDDQKEKSKFLELLKEISSKDDIEKRSAVQCFREHKFTVNISTDAIQFLLRQLKNGDNMVILQMLNQYIHVKDVGVCSDELQSDTKNDTPQTSPPLPPENKVITNDVSMTSLRKCIQRVHETPPCLTSICFYTFINTYQGLSCSNVSNDRRYLCGGFEDSNIRLWSLTPDLLTVDNAEIDVSKIHLSEDFVEEPEKTSKVCEMVTLQGHSGAVYSSQFIGDNRYIVSCSDDTTIRLWDLKNRTNKVCYQGHTYPVWGLDTGNLGYYFASCSADRTAKLWSTDCIYPLRSFIGHTSDVDCIKFHPNGNYIATGSSDSTIRLWTVNDARSVRLFKGHHAGIYCLAFSPNGKYLASAGEDRHIKLWELGTGKLLKELRGHTECVHSLSFNRDTTLLASGGLDCSVRVWDISSTNNNHNSHMAEKSDISTSAELLGAFPTKSTSVQYLQYTKNNLLLAAGGITS; this is translated from the exons atgaaacggATCCGACGCGATCATATACAAACAACAATTAACCAGTATCTAAAACGACGCCATTTTACAACTTAC CATCCGGATCCACATGATACTCCTCCGCAGTTTAAGCAGGATATGAAGATTCTGCACACGCTCGGTGAGACGACTCTGTATTCAATGTCTAAAGCCGAAGGTGGCGCCAGTAATCTGTTCTCGTATAGTAGTATATCGGGTGATGTAACGGCATGCGATCAACAGTTTACCAG GTTGAAGCGATTCATATTAAGTGATCTGCATGTATGTCCTTATCAGAAAGAGCTGAAAGAATTGTTTTATCCATTGTTTGTCCACATTTACCTCGAACTCATCTGCAACGGTTTCAAAACTCCTG cTCACAAATTTTACACTCGTCATCACGGAATTTTCGATGACCAAAAAGAGAAATCGAAATTTCTCGAATTGTTGAAAGAAATCTCGTCGAAGGACGACATCGAGAAACGTTCCGCGGTTCAGTGTTTCCGCGAACACAAATTCACGGTGAACATCTCGACCGACGCGATTCAGTTTCTTCTACGTCAGCTGAAAAACGGCGATAATATGGTTATTCTACAAATGTTGAATCAGTATATTCATGTTAAAG ATGTCGGCGTTTGTAGCGATGAATTACAGAGCGATACGAAAAACGATACGCCCCAAACGTCGCCTCCGCTGCCGCCCGAGAATAAAGTCATCACGAACGACGTATCGATGACTTCGTTGCGTAAATGTATCCAGCGCGTTCACGAAACTCCTCCGTGTTTGACGTCCATTTGTTTCTACACGTTCATCAACACGTATCAAGG ATTGAGTTGTTCGAATGTTTCGAACGACAGACGTTATTTATGCGGCGGTTTCGAAGATTCGAATATTCGACTGTGGAGTTTAACCCCGGACCTGCTCACCGTCGACAACGCGGAAATCGACGTCTCGAAAATCCATCTCAGCGAGGATTTCGTCGAAGAACCAGAGAAAACGAG TAAAGTATGCGAGATGGTGACATTGCAAGGTCACAGCGGAGCGGTTTATTCTTCTCAGTTTATCGGCGATAATAGATACATCGTATCGTGTTCCGACGATACGACCA TTCGTTTGTGGGATCTAAAAAATCGAACTAACAAAGTCTGTTACCAGGGACATACATACCCAGTTTGGGGTTTAGATACAGG AAATTTAGGATATTACTTCGCTAGCTGTAGCGCTGATAGAACCGCTAAACTATGGTCTACTGATTGTATTTATCCTTTGCGCAGTTTTATCGGCCACACTTCAGACGTAGAT tGTATCAAGTTTCATCCTAATGGTAATTATATAGCTACGGGTTCGAGTGATTCGACTATCCGATTGTGGACGGTTAACGACGCTCGTTCCGTCCGTCTGTTTAAAGGACATCACGCGGGAATTTACTGTTTAGCGTTCTCCCCGAATGGAAAATATCTCGCTTCGGCCG GTGAAGATCGACACATTAAACTGTGGGAATTGGGAACTGGGAAACTGTTGAAGGAATTACGAGGACATACGGAATGTGTTCATAGTCTGAGTTTTAATCGCGATACTACGTTATTAGCGTCGGGTGGATTAGACTGTTCAGTTCGAGTGTGGGATATCAGTTCGACTAACAACAATCATAATTCTCACAT GGCGGAGAAATCGGATATTTCAACTTCAGCCGAATTGCTCGGAGCATTTCCGACCAAATCTACGTCCGTGCAATATCTACAATACACGAAAAACAATTTACTATTAGCAGCTGGAGGAATAACCAGCTGA